Proteins from one Malania oleifera isolate guangnan ecotype guangnan chromosome 4, ASM2987363v1, whole genome shotgun sequence genomic window:
- the LOC131153883 gene encoding uncharacterized protein LOC131153883 has product MASSATPSDTSCSPVNSIVDPSSNPYYFQSSDGPNLHLVNKVLTRDNFQIRSMCVTMALSAKNKLGFIYGTLEVPLSSDVNYATWKRGNDTVKSWILNLLSDNVYSNVMFIKSVRDIWIELEDRFSLTNGPRIF; this is encoded by the coding sequence ATGGCTTCCTCTGCAACTCCTTCGGATACTTCTTGTTCTCCTGTCAACTCCATTGTTGATCCGAGCTCAAATCCTTATTACTTCCAAAGCAGTGATGGTCCAAACCTGCATCTGGTAAATAAGGTTCTTACTCGAGACAACTTTCAGATAAGGAGCATGTGTGTAACAATGGCACTGAGCGCCAAAAACAAGCTAGGATTCATTTATGGAACTCTGGAAGTTCCTCTCTCTTCTGATGTGAATTATGCCACCTGGAAACGAGGTAACGACACTGTGAAATCATGGATTCTCAATTTACTGTCTGACAATGTCTATTCCAATGTGATGTTCATCAAATCAGTAAGGGATATATGGATTGAACTTGAAGATCGATTCTCCTTGACTAATGGACCTAGGATCTTCTAG